In the genome of Microbacterium saperdae, one region contains:
- a CDS encoding siderophore-interacting protein: protein MTDETVPVVDRSLPLHEQEAILSNDHNKGMHRTHGIVREIREVTAELVRIVVHISGLAEDPQWSVPNVSLRIHLTDGAEQLSRVYTVRAADEAAETIDIDVVRHGESSPMMRWLADLRVGDVVPLVGPRPHFRFPETRGRGLLVFADATAIPALYALLRQAPVGLHGRGWVATSDVTAFDELPRIPGFALTRLRPGEGFAAQFAGVTAADGVVVWGAGERDEMRAVRSHFRTTLSAAKDDVSVYGYWKRGTSNTAIDEARLRAYEELLRSGGTVLDMDDLSLPV, encoded by the coding sequence ATGACAGACGAAACCGTTCCCGTTGTCGACCGCAGCCTGCCGTTGCACGAGCAGGAGGCGATCCTGTCGAACGATCACAACAAGGGGATGCATCGCACGCACGGCATCGTCCGCGAGATCCGGGAGGTCACTGCGGAGCTCGTGCGCATCGTCGTGCACATCTCCGGCCTCGCCGAGGATCCGCAGTGGAGCGTGCCCAACGTCTCGCTGCGCATCCATCTGACCGATGGCGCCGAGCAGCTCTCTCGCGTCTACACCGTACGTGCCGCGGACGAAGCAGCCGAGACGATCGATATCGATGTGGTGCGCCACGGAGAGTCGAGTCCCATGATGCGATGGCTCGCCGATCTGCGCGTCGGGGACGTCGTTCCCCTCGTGGGTCCGCGACCGCACTTCCGGTTCCCTGAGACTCGCGGACGCGGGCTGCTCGTCTTCGCTGACGCGACGGCGATCCCTGCCCTCTACGCGCTCCTGAGGCAGGCACCTGTCGGCCTCCACGGTAGAGGATGGGTCGCGACCTCCGACGTGACGGCCTTCGACGAGCTGCCCCGGATCCCCGGGTTCGCCCTCACACGACTGCGGCCGGGTGAGGGGTTCGCAGCGCAATTCGCCGGCGTCACCGCTGCGGACGGCGTCGTGGTGTGGGGCGCGGGCGAACGCGACGAGATGCGCGCCGTGCGCTCGCACTTCCGCACGACCCTCTCCGCCGCGAAGGACGATGTCTCCGTCTACGGCTACTGGAAGCGCGGGACCAGCAACACCGCGATCGATGAGGCCCGACTCCGCGCCTACGAAGAGCTGCTGCGGTCGGGCGGCACGGTCCTGGACATGGACGATCTGTCGCTGCCCGTCTGA
- a CDS encoding homocysteine S-methyltransferase family protein has protein sequence MSASDTASPVRFVTDGGLETDLIFHHGVDLPDFAAFVLVDDFRGRRLLQDYYRGYAEVAGRHGVGLRLESATWRASADWGRRLDYDAAALRRVNIEALRMLRDIASDHDDLPEIALVGVVGPRGDGYRAGEWDPATGPDDAYRYHRPQVRSLAEGGADAVTAYTLSDAAEAIGVVRAAREFQLPVEISFTVETDGRLPSGRTLAATIADVDAHGAPDGYLLNCAHPEHFARAVDAETASRIIGIRPNASRLSHAELDEAEHLDEGDPADLAACTVDLVERMPSVRVIGGCCGTDARHVTAIWERLDGEEARGDGDVARA, from the coding sequence ATGTCCGCATCCGACACGGCCTCTCCTGTCCGCTTCGTCACCGACGGCGGACTCGAGACCGACCTGATCTTCCATCACGGCGTCGATCTGCCCGACTTCGCCGCCTTCGTCCTCGTCGACGACTTCCGCGGACGACGTCTCCTGCAGGACTACTACCGCGGGTACGCCGAAGTCGCCGGTCGTCACGGCGTCGGGCTTCGGCTCGAGTCGGCGACATGGAGGGCGAGCGCGGACTGGGGACGCCGTCTCGACTACGACGCCGCCGCGCTCAGACGCGTCAACATCGAAGCTCTCCGCATGCTCCGCGACATCGCCTCCGACCACGACGACCTTCCCGAGATCGCCCTGGTCGGGGTGGTGGGCCCGCGCGGAGACGGGTATCGGGCCGGCGAGTGGGACCCGGCGACCGGGCCCGACGATGCCTACCGCTATCACCGCCCGCAGGTGCGGTCGCTCGCCGAGGGCGGTGCCGATGCGGTCACGGCCTATACGCTCTCGGACGCCGCGGAGGCGATCGGCGTCGTCCGCGCGGCGCGGGAGTTCCAGCTCCCCGTCGAGATCTCGTTCACGGTGGAGACCGACGGACGCCTTCCCTCAGGGCGCACGCTCGCCGCGACGATCGCCGATGTCGACGCACACGGCGCGCCGGACGGGTATCTGCTGAACTGCGCACACCCGGAGCACTTCGCCCGTGCCGTCGACGCGGAGACGGCGTCCCGCATCATCGGCATCCGGCCGAACGCCTCGCGTCTCTCGCACGCGGAGCTCGACGAGGCGGAGCATCTCGACGAGGGCGACCCCGCCGACCTGGCGGCCTGCACCGTCGATCTCGTGGAGCGGATGCCGTCCGTGCGCGTGATCGGCGGCTGCTGCGGCACCGACGCACGCCACGTCACGGCGATCTGGGAGCGTCTCGACGGCGAGGAAGCGCGCGGAGACGGCGACGTCGCCCGGGCATGA
- the sucD gene encoding succinate--CoA ligase subunit alpha, giving the protein MSIYLNKDSKVIVQGITGGEGTKHTALMLKAGTQVVGGVNARKAGTTVAHTDKDGNAVELPVFASVAEAIKETGADVSIAFVPGAFTKDAMVEAIDAEIPLLVVITEGVPVGDSAEAWAYAQSKGNKTRIIGPNCPGIITPGEALVGITPANITGKGPIGLVSKSGTLTYQMMFELRDLGFSTAIGIGGDPVIGTTHIDALAAFEADPETKAIVMIGEIGGDAEERAADYIKAHVTKPVVGYVAGFTAPEGKTMGHAGAIVSGSAGTAQAKKEALEAAGVKVGKTPSETADLMRAIVESL; this is encoded by the coding sequence ATGTCGATCTACCTCAACAAGGACTCCAAGGTCATCGTCCAGGGCATCACCGGCGGCGAGGGCACCAAGCACACGGCGCTCATGCTGAAGGCCGGAACCCAGGTCGTCGGCGGCGTCAACGCCCGCAAGGCCGGCACCACGGTCGCGCACACCGACAAGGACGGCAACGCCGTCGAACTCCCCGTCTTCGCCTCGGTCGCCGAGGCGATCAAGGAGACCGGCGCCGACGTGTCGATCGCCTTCGTCCCCGGTGCTTTCACGAAGGACGCGATGGTCGAGGCCATCGACGCCGAGATCCCGCTGCTCGTCGTCATCACCGAGGGTGTTCCCGTCGGCGACTCGGCCGAGGCCTGGGCCTACGCGCAGAGCAAGGGCAACAAGACCCGCATCATCGGCCCGAACTGCCCCGGCATCATCACGCCGGGCGAGGCGCTCGTCGGCATCACGCCGGCGAACATCACGGGCAAGGGACCGATCGGCCTCGTGTCGAAGTCGGGCACCCTGACCTACCAGATGATGTTCGAGCTGCGCGACCTGGGCTTCTCCACCGCCATCGGCATCGGCGGCGACCCGGTCATCGGCACCACGCACATCGACGCGCTGGCCGCGTTCGAGGCGGACCCCGAGACCAAGGCCATCGTCATGATCGGCGAGATCGGCGGCGACGCCGAAGAGCGTGCGGCCGACTACATCAAGGCGCACGTCACGAAGCCGGTCGTCGGCTACGTCGCGGGCTTCACGGCTCCCGAGGGCAAGACGATGGGCCACGCCGGCGCGATCGTCTCGGGCTCTGCGGGCACCGCTCAGGCCAAGAAGGAGGCCCTCGAGGCCGCCGGTGTCAAGGTCGGCAAGACGCCGTCCGAGACGGCTGACCTGATGCGCGCGATCGTTGAGTCGCTCTGA
- the sucC gene encoding ADP-forming succinate--CoA ligase subunit beta — protein MDLYEYQARDVFEKYGVPVLAGIVADTPEEVRAAAEKIGGVVVVKAQVKTGGRGKAGGVKVAKTPDEAYEAAKAILGLDIKGHVVKRVMVAQGARIAEEFYFSVLLDRANRSYLSLCSVEGGMEIEELAVERPEALARVEVNPLTGIDKAKAVEIARAANFPEDLVEKVSDVFVKLFDVYKGEDATLVEVNPLVRTEEGDIIALDGKVTLDDNASEIRHPEHEALEDKDAADPLEAKAKKSGLNYVKLDGEVGIIGNGAGLVMSTLDVVAYAGENHNGVKPANFLDIGGGASAEVMAAGLDVILGDPQVKSVFVNVFGGITACDAVANGIKGALETLGATASKPLVVRLDGNRVDEGRAILAEYAHPLVTLAATMDEGADKAAELANA, from the coding sequence GTGGATCTGTACGAGTACCAGGCACGAGACGTTTTCGAAAAGTACGGAGTGCCGGTTCTCGCCGGCATCGTCGCGGACACCCCTGAAGAGGTGAGGGCGGCTGCCGAGAAGATCGGCGGAGTGGTCGTCGTCAAGGCTCAGGTGAAGACCGGCGGCCGTGGAAAGGCAGGCGGCGTCAAGGTCGCCAAGACCCCCGACGAGGCGTACGAGGCGGCCAAGGCCATCCTCGGACTCGACATCAAGGGCCACGTCGTCAAGCGCGTCATGGTCGCGCAGGGCGCGCGCATCGCCGAGGAGTTCTACTTCTCCGTGCTGCTCGACCGCGCCAACCGCTCCTACCTGAGCCTCTGCTCGGTCGAGGGCGGCATGGAGATCGAGGAGCTCGCCGTCGAGCGCCCGGAGGCGCTCGCACGCGTCGAGGTCAACCCGCTCACGGGCATCGACAAGGCGAAGGCCGTCGAGATCGCCCGCGCAGCGAACTTCCCCGAGGACCTCGTCGAGAAGGTCTCCGACGTGTTCGTCAAGCTCTTCGACGTGTACAAGGGCGAGGACGCGACGCTCGTCGAGGTCAACCCGCTGGTCCGCACCGAAGAGGGCGACATCATCGCGCTCGACGGCAAGGTCACGCTCGACGACAACGCCTCCGAGATCCGTCACCCCGAGCACGAAGCGCTCGAGGACAAGGACGCCGCCGACCCGCTCGAGGCCAAGGCCAAGAAGAGCGGCCTCAACTACGTGAAGCTCGACGGCGAGGTCGGCATCATCGGCAACGGCGCGGGCCTGGTCATGTCGACGCTCGACGTGGTCGCCTACGCGGGAGAGAACCACAACGGCGTGAAGCCGGCCAACTTCCTCGACATCGGCGGCGGAGCCTCGGCTGAGGTCATGGCCGCCGGTCTCGACGTCATCCTCGGCGACCCGCAGGTCAAGAGCGTGTTCGTCAACGTCTTCGGTGGCATCACGGCGTGCGACGCCGTCGCCAACGGCATCAAGGGCGCGCTCGAGACGCTGGGCGCCACGGCCTCGAAGCCGCTCGTCGTGCGCCTCGACGGCAACCGCGTCGACGAGGGCCGCGCGATCCTCGCCGAGTACGCGCACCCGCTCGTCACCCTGGCCGCCACGATGGACGAGGGCGCCGACAAGGCCGCCGAGCTCGCCAACGCCTGA
- a CDS encoding TetR family transcriptional regulator — translation MSETSSAAASATRVVAAALDLFAEHGFDQTSVEQIAKAAGVSRSTFFRQFGGKDDVVFADHELLLDVLREHFSVSEGDPWSTVADGAMLVFRHFAAEPDVARRRYELVRQIPALREREIVAVFRYERLFDEYLRESLPDLDPLDAVSYAAVITAVHNHVLRQMLRGKRVPASALRQALDVAMRRFGVQQDAVAEPSADDLVVAVFPRSMPIAEVTRRVRAELG, via the coding sequence ATGAGCGAAACCTCCTCCGCCGCCGCGAGCGCGACGCGCGTCGTCGCCGCCGCACTCGACCTGTTCGCCGAACACGGTTTCGACCAGACCTCGGTCGAGCAGATCGCCAAGGCCGCAGGCGTGTCGCGCTCGACGTTCTTCCGGCAGTTCGGCGGCAAGGACGACGTCGTCTTCGCCGACCACGAGCTGCTGCTCGACGTGCTGCGCGAGCACTTCTCCGTCTCCGAAGGCGACCCGTGGTCCACTGTCGCGGATGGCGCGATGCTGGTCTTCCGCCATTTCGCCGCCGAGCCGGACGTGGCCCGTCGCCGCTACGAGCTCGTGCGGCAGATCCCTGCTCTGCGCGAACGGGAGATCGTCGCGGTGTTCCGCTACGAGCGCCTCTTCGACGAGTACCTGCGAGAGTCGCTGCCGGACCTCGATCCGCTCGACGCCGTCAGCTATGCCGCCGTCATCACCGCCGTGCACAACCATGTGCTGCGCCAGATGCTCCGGGGCAAGCGCGTGCCGGCGTCGGCGCTGCGTCAGGCGCTCGACGTCGCGATGCGTCGTTTCGGCGTGCAGCAGGATGCCGTCGCCGAGCCGTCGGCCGACGACCTGGTCGTCGCGGTGTTCCCCCGATCGATGCCGATCGCCGAGGTCACCCGGCGTGTGCGCGCCGAGCTGGGCTGA
- a CDS encoding acyl-CoA dehydrogenase family protein, with product MSTEASPFPGERVSSYDITGRQDSDYYAVFSDIPAADRAAWDRAKAYVDEVSPQMAEAWDRAEYPLDAARRMGEMDLVVDGIEHPSLTRLSPLAAGLVNMEISRGDGSLGTILAVQGGLALRTLALFGSDAQQERWLTALADGSVLGSFALTEPDHGSDSVSLETVARRDGDTWVLRGTKKWIGNGASGGITFVWARVDDETAPEHGAVRCFLVEQDTPGYTGSVIRGKASLRAIHQAHIELDDVRVPLEAVLPGTKSFKDASVVLYATRSGVAWSALGHATACYEAALTYATQRVQFGKPLAKFQMVQERLTHMLEDVTAMQLYCRRLADLETAGELRPTQASLAKFHNTRAARRVAAVARDLLGGNGILLENGVMQHMADIEAIHTYEGTESVQALLLGRDITGMSAFV from the coding sequence ATGAGCACCGAAGCTTCCCCGTTCCCCGGCGAGCGCGTCTCGTCGTACGACATCACCGGACGCCAGGACAGCGACTACTACGCCGTGTTCTCCGACATCCCCGCCGCGGACCGCGCCGCGTGGGACCGCGCCAAGGCGTACGTCGACGAGGTCTCCCCGCAGATGGCCGAGGCCTGGGACCGCGCCGAATACCCGCTCGACGCCGCTCGGCGGATGGGAGAGATGGACCTCGTGGTCGACGGGATCGAGCATCCGTCCCTCACCCGACTCTCGCCGCTGGCTGCGGGGCTCGTGAACATGGAGATCTCCCGGGGCGACGGCTCCCTCGGCACGATCCTGGCAGTGCAGGGCGGACTCGCGCTGCGCACGCTCGCCCTCTTCGGATCGGACGCCCAGCAGGAGAGATGGCTCACCGCCCTCGCCGACGGCTCCGTGCTCGGTTCTTTCGCGCTCACCGAGCCCGACCACGGCTCCGACTCCGTCTCCCTCGAGACGGTGGCACGACGCGACGGCGACACCTGGGTGCTGCGCGGCACGAAGAAGTGGATCGGCAACGGCGCCTCCGGCGGCATCACCTTCGTCTGGGCCCGCGTCGACGACGAGACGGCACCCGAGCACGGCGCCGTGCGCTGCTTCCTCGTCGAACAGGACACCCCGGGGTACACGGGATCGGTCATCCGCGGCAAGGCCTCGCTGCGGGCCATCCACCAGGCGCACATCGAACTCGACGACGTGCGCGTGCCGCTCGAGGCCGTGCTGCCGGGCACCAAGAGCTTCAAGGATGCCTCGGTCGTGCTCTATGCGACGCGCTCCGGCGTCGCCTGGTCGGCACTGGGTCACGCGACCGCCTGCTACGAGGCGGCGCTCACCTATGCGACCCAGCGCGTGCAGTTCGGCAAGCCGTTGGCGAAGTTCCAGATGGTCCAGGAACGTCTGACCCACATGCTCGAGGACGTCACGGCGATGCAACTGTACTGCCGACGCCTCGCCGACCTCGAGACGGCAGGAGAACTGCGTCCGACGCAGGCGTCGCTCGCGAAGTTCCACAACACGCGCGCGGCACGCCGCGTGGCCGCCGTCGCCCGCGACCTGCTCGGCGGCAACGGCATCCTGCTCGAGAACGGAGTCATGCAGCACATGGCCGACATCGAGGCGATCCACACCTATGAGGGCACGGAGAGCGTGCAGGCGCTGCTGCTCGGCCGCGACATCACCGGGATGAGCGCGTTCGTCTGA
- a CDS encoding CynX/NimT family MFS transporter has product MTTMQEPFDTAPIPLTTPSVRRRTALTAISVAAGLLMIALNLRMGVASVGPVIPAIERELGIPSAAAGLLTTIPVFAFGAFAFLTPALTRWIGLHRLLALTMVVVAVGIGIRLLPSPVALFGGTVLVGAGIAVANVCMPAVIKQDFAHRLGLMMGLYSTALFLGAAAAAALTVPFMTALDGSWRGALAIWAIPAVLAVLIWTPRAIRAVADSPGTTGGPVDAIAEPRDEPRLTMLLRDPVAWAVTGFMGLQSLSYYAALTWIPTMLQDAGISVADAGLLLSYSSLPGIAAALLVPTMMRRIRPTWLPVLLSALLSAAGLIGLLVAPGGAAAWVWMTLLGLGQGAAIALSLTYIVLRAPDARHTAHLSTMAQGIGYLLAGLGPIGLGLLHAAVGGWIAPVAALVILLAVQAVAGAAASRDRHVRS; this is encoded by the coding sequence ATGACCACGATGCAGGAACCGTTCGACACCGCCCCGATCCCGCTGACCACGCCGTCCGTCCGTCGGCGCACCGCCCTCACTGCGATCTCTGTGGCGGCCGGTCTGCTGATGATCGCGCTGAATCTCCGCATGGGCGTCGCGTCGGTGGGACCGGTGATCCCCGCGATCGAGCGCGAGCTCGGCATCCCCTCGGCGGCGGCCGGACTCCTGACGACCATCCCGGTGTTCGCGTTCGGGGCCTTCGCCTTCCTCACGCCGGCGCTGACGCGATGGATCGGACTGCATCGACTGCTCGCGCTCACGATGGTCGTCGTCGCGGTCGGCATCGGCATCCGTCTTCTCCCCTCTCCGGTTGCGCTCTTCGGCGGCACGGTGCTGGTCGGCGCGGGCATCGCCGTGGCGAACGTCTGCATGCCGGCTGTGATCAAGCAGGACTTCGCCCACCGCCTCGGACTGATGATGGGTCTGTACTCGACGGCGCTGTTCCTCGGCGCCGCCGCAGCTGCTGCCCTCACGGTTCCGTTCATGACGGCACTCGACGGGTCGTGGCGTGGTGCGCTGGCGATCTGGGCGATTCCGGCAGTACTCGCCGTGCTGATCTGGACGCCACGGGCGATCCGTGCCGTCGCCGACTCCCCGGGCACGACGGGCGGGCCCGTCGACGCGATCGCGGAGCCTCGGGACGAGCCGCGCCTGACGATGCTGCTGCGCGATCCGGTCGCGTGGGCGGTCACGGGCTTCATGGGTCTGCAGAGCCTGAGCTACTACGCGGCCCTCACCTGGATTCCGACGATGCTGCAGGACGCCGGGATCTCGGTGGCGGACGCCGGACTGCTGCTGTCGTACTCGAGTCTGCCCGGGATCGCGGCGGCGCTCCTCGTGCCCACGATGATGCGCCGTATCCGACCCACGTGGCTGCCGGTCCTGCTGTCGGCACTGCTCAGCGCAGCGGGACTCATCGGTCTGCTCGTCGCGCCGGGAGGAGCTGCGGCGTGGGTGTGGATGACGCTGCTCGGGCTCGGCCAGGGCGCCGCCATCGCCCTGTCGCTGACGTACATCGTGCTCCGTGCGCCCGACGCGAGGCACACGGCCCACCTGTCGACCATGGCGCAGGGGATCGGCTATCTGTTGGCCGGCCTCGGTCCCATCGGTCTCGGACTCCTGCACGCCGCCGTCGGTGGATGGATCGCTCCGGTCGCGGCGCTGGTGATCCTGCTCGCGGTGCAGGCCGTGGCCGGCGCGGCAGCGAGCCGGGACCGCCACGTGCGGTCCTGA
- a CDS encoding AraC family transcriptional regulator yields MSNTRQSSRLVDLNLVDFDSLTALPMEGAYRFAHAETSPRHAHPLGHLVHAASGVLSLLTDDGSWIAPSTRMAWVPAGAEHRHRAHGRTDMRIVHLSDELAALLPATPAVLVATPLAREAVLAMTSDHSRSTGALDHLRRVVVDEAVTAPEQPLHLPEPHDPRLRRAARIVEDDLALPVSLGELSARTGTAERTLSRLFQQETGMGYRQWRLQLRVHRALVLLAHGTSVTHTAAACGWATTSQCIEQFTPLVGMTPGRYRASQLAA; encoded by the coding sequence ATGTCGAATACTCGCCAATCCTCCCGCCTCGTCGATCTGAACCTGGTCGACTTCGACTCCCTCACCGCCCTGCCGATGGAGGGCGCCTACCGCTTCGCGCACGCCGAGACGTCGCCGCGTCACGCCCATCCGCTCGGACATCTGGTGCACGCCGCGTCAGGCGTGCTGTCGCTGCTCACCGACGACGGGTCCTGGATCGCCCCGTCGACCCGCATGGCGTGGGTGCCCGCCGGTGCCGAGCACCGCCATCGGGCGCACGGCCGCACCGACATGCGCATCGTCCACCTCTCGGATGAGCTCGCCGCGCTGCTGCCGGCGACCCCCGCCGTGCTCGTCGCGACGCCGCTCGCCCGCGAGGCCGTGCTGGCGATGACATCCGACCACTCTCGCAGCACCGGCGCACTGGACCACCTGCGTCGCGTCGTCGTCGATGAGGCGGTCACCGCGCCGGAGCAGCCGTTGCACCTGCCGGAACCCCATGATCCGCGCCTGCGCCGGGCAGCGCGCATCGTCGAGGACGACCTCGCCCTCCCCGTGTCGCTCGGCGAGCTCAGCGCGCGCACAGGCACCGCGGAGCGGACGCTGAGCCGACTGTTCCAGCAGGAGACCGGCATGGGATACCGGCAATGGCGCCTCCAGCTGCGCGTGCATCGCGCACTCGTCCTGCTCGCCCACGGCACCTCCGTGACCCACACGGCTGCCGCATGCGGCTGGGCGACGACCAGTCAGTGCATCGAGCAGTTCACGCCGCTGGTCGGGATGACGCCTGGCCGGTACCGGGCGTCTCAGCTCGCGGCGTGA
- a CDS encoding phytoene desaturase family protein: MARATIIGSGPNGLAAGVALSRAGYQVRVLEAAQTVGGGVRTLESTLPGFRHDVCSAVHPAALASPFFRAFGLAERIDWIHPEISYAHPLDDGRAGVAWRDIDRTAHGLGVDGGAWAKRLGPLARHIDGLEDFTGNAMLRVPRDPLTAARYAARMLDQSAPFARHAFRTEEAAALMAGVVAHANTRLPSLVGAAAGLLLASHAHAGGWMYPRGGAQRIADALVADIEEHGGAVETGAHVTDLRALDWGDPTRGDLLLLNSSPRLALTHPDIPARYARALTSYRYGPGAAKVDFALDGPVPWANADVAQAPTVHLGGTRDEVWASENAVARGRVSDRPYVLAVQPSVFDPTRAPAGHAVFWAYIHVPAGSDLDPTALITAQVERFAPGFRDRILAHHAVPASSREAINPAELGGDISGGVLSIAQLVRRPTLSPAPWRTPMRGVYLASSATPPGPGVNGMAGWHAARTALADAGLPHALTDLFG, translated from the coding sequence ATGGCACGCGCGACGATCATCGGCTCCGGTCCGAACGGGCTCGCTGCCGGTGTCGCCCTCTCACGGGCCGGGTACCAGGTGCGGGTGCTCGAAGCCGCGCAGACCGTCGGTGGCGGCGTGCGCACACTCGAGTCCACGCTGCCCGGCTTCCGGCACGACGTCTGCTCGGCCGTGCACCCCGCGGCTCTCGCCTCGCCCTTCTTCCGCGCTTTCGGTCTGGCCGAGCGGATCGACTGGATCCATCCGGAGATCTCCTACGCGCATCCCCTCGACGACGGGCGTGCGGGCGTCGCCTGGCGCGACATCGACCGCACGGCGCACGGATTGGGCGTCGACGGTGGCGCCTGGGCCAAGAGGCTGGGGCCCCTCGCCCGCCATATCGACGGCCTCGAGGACTTCACGGGCAACGCGATGCTGCGCGTCCCCCGCGACCCGCTCACGGCGGCGCGCTATGCGGCGCGGATGCTCGACCAGAGCGCCCCGTTCGCGCGCCACGCATTCCGCACGGAGGAGGCTGCCGCGCTCATGGCCGGTGTGGTCGCCCACGCGAACACACGACTGCCGTCGCTCGTCGGCGCCGCGGCGGGCCTGCTCCTCGCCTCGCACGCGCACGCCGGAGGGTGGATGTACCCGCGCGGCGGTGCACAGCGGATCGCCGACGCGCTGGTCGCCGACATCGAGGAGCACGGCGGCGCGGTCGAGACCGGCGCACACGTCACCGACCTGCGCGCGCTCGACTGGGGCGACCCGACCCGTGGCGACCTGCTGCTGCTGAACAGCTCGCCGCGTCTGGCACTGACCCACCCCGACATCCCCGCTCGCTATGCGCGGGCGCTCACCTCGTACCGCTACGGACCCGGCGCCGCGAAGGTCGACTTCGCGCTCGACGGACCGGTCCCCTGGGCGAATGCCGACGTCGCACAGGCGCCGACCGTGCACCTCGGCGGCACGCGCGACGAGGTGTGGGCGAGCGAGAACGCCGTAGCACGCGGACGCGTGAGCGACCGGCCCTACGTGCTCGCGGTGCAGCCCTCGGTGTTCGATCCGACGCGGGCACCTGCGGGTCACGCGGTGTTCTGGGCGTACATCCATGTGCCGGCCGGGTCCGACCTCGATCCGACCGCACTCATCACAGCGCAGGTCGAGCGGTTCGCCCCGGGCTTCCGCGATCGCATCCTCGCGCACCACGCCGTGCCGGCTTCTTCGCGTGAGGCCATCAACCCGGCGGAGCTCGGCGGCGACATCTCCGGCGGCGTCCTCAGCATCGCGCAGCTGGTGCGGCGGCCCACGCTGTCTCCCGCGCCCTGGCGGACGCCGATGCGCGGCGTCTACCTCGCCTCGTCCGCCACGCCACCGGGACCAGGAGTGAACGGCATGGCCGGCTGGCATGCCGCCCGCACCGCCCTCGCCGACGCCGGGCTCCCCCACGCGCTGACCGATCTGTTCGGCTGA
- a CDS encoding ATP-dependent DNA ligase, producing the protein MPYEIPAPMLAKAAATVPDPAKTPGGLLYEPKWDGFRGLISWDGESVEIGSRGAKPLTRYFPELVEAIPSLLPGPCLLDGEIVVATGPEGAQRLDWEALSQRIHPAASRVARLAAETPAMFIAFDLLAEGDDDLLSTPFEDRRERLERLLADAPHPLHLTRTTRDRDAAVRWLAEFEGAGLDGVVAKPLAQPYAPGKRTLIKIKHARTADVVALGYRIHKSGSGVGSLLVGLYGADGTLRQVGGVAAWTDVRRQELVTELAPLVERDEAGDAITGEGERSRFSGAKDVSFVRLRPERVLEVRYDQLEGARFRHTVQFERWRPDRDARSCTYDQLDTVAGYDLADVLA; encoded by the coding sequence ATGCCCTACGAGATCCCCGCGCCGATGCTCGCCAAGGCGGCAGCGACGGTCCCCGACCCGGCGAAGACTCCCGGCGGGCTGCTGTACGAGCCCAAGTGGGATGGTTTCCGCGGCCTCATCTCGTGGGACGGCGAGAGCGTCGAGATCGGCTCCCGAGGAGCGAAGCCGCTGACGAGGTACTTCCCCGAGCTGGTCGAGGCCATCCCGTCTCTCCTCCCCGGTCCGTGTCTGCTGGACGGCGAGATCGTGGTCGCCACGGGTCCCGAGGGCGCGCAGCGCCTGGACTGGGAGGCGCTCAGTCAGCGGATCCACCCCGCAGCGTCGCGCGTCGCGCGGCTGGCCGCCGAGACCCCGGCGATGTTCATCGCGTTCGACCTGCTCGCCGAGGGCGACGACGATCTGCTCTCCACGCCGTTCGAGGACCGTCGCGAACGTCTCGAACGGCTGCTGGCCGATGCGCCGCACCCGCTGCACCTCACGCGGACCACCCGCGATCGCGATGCCGCAGTCCGCTGGCTCGCCGAGTTCGAGGGTGCCGGTCTCGACGGCGTCGTCGCCAAGCCTCTCGCCCAGCCCTACGCCCCCGGCAAGCGCACGCTGATCAAGATCAAGCACGCGCGCACGGCGGACGTCGTCGCGCTCGGGTATCGCATCCACAAGTCGGGCTCCGGGGTCGGTTCGCTGCTGGTCGGGCTGTACGGTGCTGACGGGACCCTGCGCCAGGTCGGCGGGGTGGCCGCGTGGACCGATGTCCGCCGTCAGGAACTTGTGACGGAGCTCGCGCCGCTGGTGGAACGCGACGAGGCCGGCGACGCGATCACCGGCGAGGGGGAACGCTCGCGCTTCAGCGGCGCGAAGGATGTGTCGTTCGTGCGGTTGCGCCCCGAGCGCGTGCTCGAGGTGCGCTATGACCAGCTCGAGGGCGCGCGCTTCCGACACACCGTGCAGTTCGAGCGCTGGCGCCCCGACCGCGATGCGCGGTCGTGCACCTACGACCAGCTCGACACGGTCGCAGGCTACGACCTCGCCGACGTGCTGGCCTGA